In the genome of Rhodamnia argentea isolate NSW1041297 chromosome 3, ASM2092103v1, whole genome shotgun sequence, one region contains:
- the LOC115747951 gene encoding UDP-glucose 4-epimerase GEPI48-like: MAKNVLVTGGAGYIGSHTVLQLLLGGFRVVVVDNLDNSSRTALDRVRELAGEHGPNLSFHEFDLRDKPALEKLFASTKFDAVIHFAGLKAVGESVQKPLLYYNNNLIGTITLLEVMDAHGCKKLVFSSSATVYGWPKEVPCTEDFPVCAMNPYGRTKLFIEEICRDVYRADPEWKIMLLRYFNPVGAHPSGCIGEDPRGIPNNLMPFVQQVAVGRRPALTVYGTDYSTKDGTGVRDYIHVVDLADGHIAALQKLDEPGIGCEVYNLGTGKGTSVLEMVAAFEKASGKKIPLVMAGRRPGDAEIVYASTENAERELNWKTKYGIEEMCRDQWNWASKNPYGYGSPDSTD, translated from the exons ATGGCGAAGAACGTGCTCGTGACGGGCGGCGCCGGCTACATAGGCAGCCACACTGTGCTCCAGCTCCTGCTCGGCGGGTTCCGGGTCGTCGTCGTCGACAACCTCGACAACTCCTCCCGGACCGCCCTCGACAGGGTCAGGGAGCTCGCCGGGGAGCACGGCCCCAATCTCTCCTTCCACGAG TTTGACCTCCGAGACAAACCGGCGCTGGAGAAATTGTTCGCCTCCACAAA ATTTGATGCTGTCATACACTTTGCTGGATTAAAAGCAGTAGGTGAAAGCGTGCAGAAGCCATTGctttattataataataaccTCATTGGGACCATCACCTTGCTAGAAGTCATGGATGCTCATGGATGTAAGAAG CTTGTGTTTTCCTCGTCTGCTACTGTTTATGGTTGGCCAAAGGAGGTCCCATGTACAGAGGACTTCCCTGTTTGTGCAATGAATCCATATGGACGAACCAAG CTTTTTATTGAAGAAATATGCCGTGATGTTTACCGGGCAGATCCTGAATGGAAGATAATGCTGTTAAGATACTTCAATCCAGTTGGTGCACATCCCAGCGGCTGCATTGGTGAGGATCCCAGGGGGATCCCAAACAATCTAATGCCATTTGTGCAGCAAGTTGCTGTCGGAAGGCGACCTGCTTTGACAGTTTATGGAACAGACTATTCAACGAAGGATGGTACTGGG GTTCGCGATTACATCCATGTTGTCGATCTAGCCGATGGACATATTGCTGCATTGCAAAAGCTTGATGAACCCGGCATAG GGTGTGAGGTGTATAATCTGGGAACCGGGAAGGGAACTTCAGTCTTGGAGATGGTTGCTGCATTTGAAAAGGCATCTGGGAAG aaaattccacttgTTATGGCCGGGCGCCGACCAGGTGATGCTGAAATTGTTTATGCATCAACAGAAAATGCTGAACGGGAATTGAACTGGAA GACCAAATATGGCATTGAGGAGATGTGCCGAGATCAATGGAACTGGGCCAGCAAGAACCCATATGGCTATGGATCCCCCGACTCGACTGACTGA